Proteins found in one Labrenzia sp. VG12 genomic segment:
- a CDS encoding ABC transporter permease — protein MMTASNEQAAKPAKRPSVDFKTIGPALALLILCIIGFLLNPAFISEGNLTNLLTRSAFIGIIAVGATFVITAGGIDLSVGSMAAAIAGVMIIIMNSAVETMGTGVATVLLGCGCALVLGVGAGWINGALTTKGKIEAFIVTLGTMGIYRSLVTYFADGGTLSLNFDIRGTYRPVYYDSFLGLPYPVWVFIGVAICGWLLLNRTAFGRYCTAIGSNEAVARYSAINVDRVKTLTYVIQGLCVAFATIIYVPRLGSASASTGVLWELEAIAAVIIGGTVLKGGYGRIGGTILGALILTTIGNILNFTDLISNYLNGTMQGLIIIVAVLLQRSDWKLGKSK, from the coding sequence ATGATGACCGCATCCAACGAGCAAGCGGCAAAGCCGGCCAAGCGGCCTTCCGTGGACTTCAAGACCATCGGGCCGGCCCTTGCCCTGTTGATCCTGTGTATCATCGGCTTCCTGCTGAACCCGGCCTTTATCAGCGAGGGCAATCTGACCAACTTGCTGACTAGGTCGGCCTTTATCGGCATCATTGCCGTCGGTGCGACTTTCGTCATCACTGCCGGTGGCATCGATCTCTCCGTCGGCTCCATGGCAGCCGCCATAGCCGGTGTCATGATCATCATCATGAACAGTGCGGTTGAAACCATGGGCACGGGTGTTGCAACAGTTCTGCTCGGCTGCGGCTGCGCCCTTGTGCTGGGTGTTGGTGCCGGCTGGATCAACGGTGCTCTGACCACCAAGGGCAAAATCGAGGCCTTTATCGTCACGCTTGGAACCATGGGCATCTACCGCTCGCTGGTGACCTATTTCGCCGATGGCGGCACACTGTCGCTCAACTTTGACATCCGGGGCACCTACCGGCCGGTCTATTACGACAGCTTTCTCGGCCTGCCTTATCCGGTCTGGGTGTTCATCGGTGTCGCCATCTGCGGCTGGCTGCTGTTGAACCGGACGGCCTTCGGTCGCTATTGCACGGCAATCGGCTCCAACGAGGCGGTGGCCAGATACTCCGCGATCAATGTCGACCGGGTGAAAACGCTCACCTATGTCATCCAGGGTCTGTGCGTCGCCTTTGCCACCATCATCTATGTACCGCGCCTTGGCTCAGCTTCTGCATCGACCGGCGTGCTGTGGGAACTGGAGGCCATCGCGGCGGTGATCATCGGCGGCACGGTCCTCAAGGGCGGCTATGGCCGGATTGGCGGCACCATCCTCGGTGCGCTGATCCTGACCACCATCGGCAACATTCTGAACTTCACCGATCTGATCTCGAACTACCTGAATGGAACCATGCAGGGCCTGATCATCATCGTTGCGGTTCTTCTGCAGCGCAGCGACTGGAAGCTCGGCAAGAGCAAGTAG
- a CDS encoding sugar ABC transporter ATP-binding protein: protein MNAQASTPTAVIEAVNISKSFGPVPVLFSVSMDVRSGEVHALIGENGAGKSTLMKILSGFHDPTSGQIRLDGQKTALPPNGAAEKLGIVLIHQELNLAEQMTVEENVFLGREIRSKGFLDKATMRAAVQTYLDEIGLDIAPTDRISDLTIAQKQMVEIVKAVSRNARILIMDEPTAVLTEEETEVFFRQVEKLKESGVGIVFVSHKLNEVKAIADRVTILRDGQWIDTRSSTELTPDMMAQMMVGRELSDLYPPMHEADVDAQLALEVDSLVAPGIGPVSFSLRKGEILGFSGLIGSGRTAVFEAICGLSPIESGSVRLFGRDTSPLSVAEARDLGLAYLTKDRKEKGLLLDKKMQPNLTLFALPKFVKNFVLNGKVEEDALSRAIRRFDVRSKDRNITVGKLSGGNQQKLLLAKIMECDPRIVIIDEPTRGIDVGTKQQIYHFIAALAAEGVSVVVISSEMPEIIGICHRVVVMREGQITGVLTGDHINENEIMRYAAGLKREDLH, encoded by the coding sequence ATGAACGCGCAAGCGTCCACACCGACGGCGGTCATCGAGGCCGTCAACATCAGTAAATCTTTCGGCCCCGTCCCGGTGCTTTTCAGCGTCAGCATGGATGTGCGGTCCGGTGAGGTGCATGCACTGATCGGCGAAAACGGCGCCGGCAAGTCGACACTGATGAAAATCCTGTCCGGCTTCCACGACCCGACCTCCGGCCAGATTCGCCTGGACGGTCAGAAAACCGCCCTGCCCCCGAACGGGGCAGCCGAGAAGCTCGGCATCGTGCTCATCCACCAGGAACTCAACCTCGCCGAACAGATGACAGTCGAAGAAAACGTCTTCCTGGGTCGCGAAATTCGGTCCAAGGGTTTTCTCGACAAGGCCACCATGCGGGCCGCCGTTCAGACCTATCTGGACGAAATCGGTCTCGATATTGCCCCGACAGACCGTATCTCCGACCTCACCATTGCCCAGAAACAGATGGTTGAGATCGTCAAGGCTGTCAGTCGCAACGCCCGCATCCTGATCATGGACGAGCCGACCGCCGTCCTGACCGAAGAAGAGACGGAAGTCTTTTTCCGTCAGGTGGAAAAGCTGAAGGAAAGCGGTGTCGGCATCGTCTTTGTGTCTCACAAGCTCAATGAAGTGAAGGCGATTGCCGATCGGGTCACGATTTTGCGTGACGGCCAATGGATCGACACGCGTTCCTCCACCGAGCTGACGCCCGACATGATGGCTCAGATGATGGTGGGCCGGGAACTCTCTGACCTTTACCCACCGATGCATGAAGCCGATGTCGATGCCCAGCTTGCGCTGGAAGTTGACAGCCTTGTTGCCCCAGGCATCGGCCCTGTCAGCTTCTCGTTGCGCAAGGGGGAAATCCTTGGATTTTCCGGCCTGATCGGTTCCGGGCGGACAGCCGTCTTTGAGGCGATCTGTGGCCTGAGCCCAATTGAAAGCGGCTCCGTCAGGCTGTTTGGCCGCGACACCAGCCCCCTCTCCGTCGCAGAAGCGCGTGATCTGGGCCTTGCCTATCTGACCAAGGATCGGAAAGAAAAAGGCCTGCTGCTCGACAAGAAGATGCAACCCAATCTCACCCTGTTCGCCCTGCCGAAATTCGTGAAGAATTTTGTGCTGAACGGCAAGGTGGAAGAAGACGCTCTCAGCCGGGCCATTCGTCGCTTTGACGTCCGATCCAAGGACCGGAACATCACCGTCGGGAAGCTGTCGGGCGGCAACCAGCAGAAACTCTTGTTGGCGAAGATCATGGAATGCGATCCCAGGATCGTCATCATCGACGAGCCAACACGGGGCATCGATGTCGGAACCAAACAGCAGATCTATCACTTCATTGCCGCGCTCGCCGCGGAAGGCGTGTCGGTCGTCGTGATCTCATCCGAAATGCCGGAAATCATCGGCATCTGCCACCGGGTCGTCGTGATGCGCGAAGGCCAGATCACCGGCGTCCTGACGGGCGATCATATCAACGAAAACGAAATCATGCGCTATGCCGCCGGGCTGAAACGTGAGGACCTCCATTGA
- a CDS encoding LacI family DNA-binding transcriptional regulator — MSEPVDRPATIEDVARLAGVSIATVSRALRSPEKVAESTRKKVTAAIARTGYTANAMAQNLRMQRSQMVLVLASSIADPNFAGILTGLEKAAADRGYGVLIGNTEGTTGIEQSYMRFLSTGMADGLVLLTGHIPVAGEPQAPLASLPPIVATERPLSRTDVSYVGVDDVAASKMATEYLISLGHRRITYISGGPSDVRSDLRHSGYRQGLRESPEALRDWRVDGEGTAESGRAAVERLFIKDDLPTAFFCFNDNTAIGVISALQLRGYRVPEDFSVLGFDDIPFANNFTPGLTTIRQPRHHIGEKAMTILLDRLANRSLENQTHLLHGDLIVRESCAGVSRGRS, encoded by the coding sequence ATGAGCGAACCGGTAGACCGGCCGGCCACCATTGAAGACGTTGCAAGACTTGCGGGCGTGTCGATCGCGACCGTCAGCCGGGCCTTGCGATCGCCGGAGAAGGTCGCCGAGAGCACGCGCAAGAAGGTCACCGCCGCGATTGCCCGAACCGGTTACACCGCCAACGCGATGGCGCAGAACCTGCGCATGCAAAGGTCGCAGATGGTACTGGTTCTGGCCTCCTCCATCGCAGATCCCAACTTTGCCGGTATCCTGACCGGGCTGGAAAAGGCCGCTGCGGACCGGGGCTACGGAGTGCTGATCGGCAATACGGAGGGAACCACCGGGATCGAGCAGTCTTATATGCGTTTCCTGTCGACCGGCATGGCCGATGGGCTGGTGCTGCTCACAGGGCATATTCCGGTGGCCGGAGAGCCCCAGGCACCACTCGCCTCCTTGCCGCCCATCGTTGCAACGGAACGTCCGCTGTCCCGTACGGATGTGAGTTATGTCGGAGTGGATGATGTTGCTGCTTCAAAGATGGCGACCGAGTACCTGATCTCGCTGGGGCATCGGCGCATCACCTACATTTCGGGCGGACCTTCGGATGTGCGCAGCGACCTGCGTCACTCCGGCTACCGCCAGGGGCTGAGGGAATCGCCGGAGGCCCTGCGGGACTGGCGTGTCGACGGGGAAGGCACTGCCGAAAGCGGGCGTGCTGCCGTGGAGCGCCTGTTCATCAAGGACGATCTACCGACGGCCTTCTTTTGTTTCAACGACAACACCGCAATTGGCGTCATCTCGGCCCTGCAGCTTCGGGGCTATCGGGTGCCCGAAGACTTCTCCGTACTCGGTTTTGACGACATTCCCTTTGCCAACAATTTCACGCCCGGACTGACCACGATCCGCCAGCCGCGACACCATATCGGCGAAAAGGCGATGACGATCCTTCTCGACCGCCTTGCCAACCGCAGCCTCGAAAACCAGACCCATCTGCTGCATGGCGACCTAATCGTGCGCGAAAGCTGTGCCGGCGTGTCGCGAGGTCGCTCTTGA
- a CDS encoding isocitrate/isopropylmalate dehydrogenase family protein, whose product MKIALIKGDGIGVDVAEAAMTVLEAALEKTGQPLPVYDEILAGASYFAETGRDIEPDGEERAEAADAIFLGAIGLPSIRHADGTEISPHLRLRDRFGLYAGVRPVKAYPNAPQRLADPRAAGIDLVILRESTEGLFYSAAAHKRSLVVSDDEVMDILRITRATTTKLHDFAFRLAEKRRERGRPGHLTCVDKANVFTSMAFFRQLFDEVKTGFPGVPVGYNYVDAMALDLVRKPWDFDVLVMENMFGDILSDLAGGLVGGMGMAACGEIGDTTGLFQPAHGSAPDIMGEDKANPLAAILSGALMLDYLAEKLDRPALTDAAELINDAVESGFHDNALRPMEFGGDMGTRAVTNELLARVTGLEHAQKTLSA is encoded by the coding sequence ATGAAAATAGCCCTGATCAAAGGTGACGGTATCGGCGTCGACGTGGCCGAAGCGGCCATGACCGTTTTGGAAGCGGCTCTTGAAAAAACCGGGCAACCGCTTCCCGTCTACGATGAAATCCTGGCCGGTGCCAGCTATTTCGCAGAGACCGGCCGCGACATCGAACCTGATGGGGAAGAGCGCGCGGAAGCGGCCGACGCGATCTTTCTGGGCGCCATTGGCCTGCCGTCCATTCGACACGCGGATGGCACGGAGATCTCGCCACATCTGCGCCTGCGCGACCGGTTCGGACTTTATGCCGGTGTCCGCCCGGTCAAGGCCTATCCGAATGCGCCGCAGCGTCTTGCCGATCCCAGAGCCGCCGGCATCGACCTGGTCATCTTGCGGGAGTCGACGGAAGGCCTCTTCTATTCCGCTGCCGCTCACAAGCGCAGCCTTGTGGTCAGCGATGACGAGGTCATGGATATCCTCAGGATCACCCGTGCGACCACCACCAAGCTGCACGACTTTGCCTTCCGCCTTGCTGAAAAACGCCGGGAACGTGGCCGGCCGGGTCATCTGACCTGCGTGGACAAGGCCAACGTGTTCACATCGATGGCGTTCTTCCGTCAGCTGTTCGACGAGGTAAAAACGGGCTTCCCGGGCGTGCCGGTTGGCTACAACTACGTCGACGCCATGGCACTCGACCTGGTTCGAAAACCGTGGGATTTCGACGTGCTGGTGATGGAAAACATGTTCGGCGACATCTTGTCCGACCTGGCCGGCGGCCTCGTTGGCGGGATGGGCATGGCTGCCTGTGGCGAAATCGGCGATACAACTGGCCTGTTCCAGCCCGCTCATGGCAGTGCGCCGGACATCATGGGCGAGGACAAGGCCAATCCGCTGGCTGCCATTTTGAGCGGCGCGCTCATGCTTGACTACCTGGCGGAAAAGCTCGACAGACCGGCACTCACCGACGCTGCGGAGCTGATCAATGATGCGGTCGAAAGCGGCTTTCACGACAACGCGCTGAGGCCGATGGAATTCGGCGGTGACATGGGGACGAGAGCCGTCACCAACGAGCTCCTTGCCCGGGTCACCGGCCTGGAGCATGCCCAAAAGACCCTTAGCGCGTGA
- the otnC gene encoding 3-oxo-tetronate 4-phosphate decarboxylase yields the protein MSEIADSREQICRLSKSLFDRGLSHGSTGNISVRLSDGSLLVTPTGSSMGFLQPDRISHLSASGVLHSGDPPTKELPLHTAFYETRQQTGAVVHLHSCHSVALSILADVDPDNVLQPLTAYGIMLLGKVKLLPFFVPGDPEMGEAVRQLDGKRSAVILANHGPVVAGKDLATAVNATEELEASARLALLLRGAPLNALSAAQTQQIVDRFDVDWT from the coding sequence ATGAGCGAGATCGCAGACAGCCGCGAACAGATCTGCAGATTGTCGAAATCCCTCTTCGACCGCGGTCTGAGCCATGGATCCACCGGCAATATTTCCGTACGCCTTTCGGATGGAAGTTTGCTTGTGACACCGACCGGTTCTTCAATGGGGTTCCTGCAACCGGACCGCATCAGTCACCTGTCGGCGTCGGGTGTGCTTCATTCCGGCGATCCCCCCACAAAGGAACTGCCGCTGCACACGGCATTTTACGAGACCCGCCAGCAGACCGGCGCAGTCGTGCATCTCCATTCCTGTCACTCCGTTGCCCTGTCGATCCTTGCAGATGTCGATCCGGACAACGTTCTGCAGCCGCTTACGGCCTACGGCATCATGTTGCTCGGAAAGGTTAAACTGTTGCCGTTTTTCGTACCGGGCGACCCGGAAATGGGCGAGGCAGTCCGGCAGCTCGACGGCAAGCGTTCCGCGGTGATCCTCGCCAATCACGGCCCGGTCGTTGCGGGCAAGGATCTGGCAACAGCGGTCAATGCCACCGAAGAGCTGGAGGCAAGCGCCCGGCTCGCCCTTTTGCTGCGTGGCGCGCCTTTAAACGCCCTGAGCGCGGCCCAAACACAACAGATTGTCGACCGGTTCGACGTCGATTGGACTTAA
- the otnK gene encoding 3-oxo-tetronate kinase has translation MKLGVIADDFTGASDIALMLSEGGMPSVQYVGIPDHPSGHGVEAGIISLKSRTEPARDAITQSLKACDWLLDQGCTQIVFKICSTFDSTDKGNVGPVTEALADRLGETNVLVCPAFPENGRSVYQGHLFVKDRLLNESGMENHPLTPMYDPDLRRVLQRQTSWSVGHVPIDAVWRGADDLDGEARKAGKAMMIVDAIRDDDLRTLGRAAAERKLLTGGSGIALGLPQNFGFEASNSGWAGVSGEAVVLSGSCSTATREQVAVYKDQAPSRELVADDIIADRLSLQELVEWTLKQERPPLIYSSADPKVVSLAQERFGRERSAAAIERLFANLAAALSQAGVKRIVVAGGETSGAVVSGLQANSLEIGPRIAPGVPALKVAERPLALALKSGNFGGPTFFSEALAVLEGAQ, from the coding sequence ATGAAACTCGGTGTCATAGCCGATGACTTCACCGGAGCGTCCGACATTGCCCTGATGCTGTCGGAAGGAGGCATGCCGTCCGTCCAGTATGTCGGGATTCCGGACCATCCATCCGGACACGGCGTTGAGGCCGGCATCATCAGCCTGAAGTCGCGTACGGAACCGGCGCGCGATGCGATAACCCAATCGCTTAAGGCCTGCGACTGGTTGCTTGATCAGGGCTGCACGCAGATTGTCTTCAAGATCTGCTCGACATTCGATTCCACGGACAAGGGCAATGTCGGCCCGGTGACCGAAGCGCTCGCTGACCGGCTCGGCGAGACCAATGTTCTCGTCTGTCCGGCCTTTCCGGAAAACGGACGCTCCGTCTATCAGGGCCACCTGTTCGTGAAGGACAGGCTTTTGAATGAAAGCGGCATGGAGAACCATCCGCTGACACCGATGTACGATCCGGATCTGCGACGGGTCCTGCAACGGCAGACCTCCTGGTCTGTCGGTCATGTGCCCATCGACGCAGTGTGGCGCGGCGCTGACGACCTGGACGGAGAGGCAAGAAAGGCAGGAAAGGCGATGATGATCGTCGATGCCATTCGCGACGATGATCTGAGAACGCTCGGACGTGCCGCCGCAGAGCGGAAACTGCTGACGGGAGGTTCCGGCATTGCGCTCGGCTTGCCGCAGAATTTCGGCTTTGAGGCGTCGAACTCGGGCTGGGCTGGCGTCTCGGGCGAGGCGGTCGTTCTGTCCGGCTCCTGCTCCACCGCAACCCGGGAACAGGTTGCTGTCTACAAGGACCAGGCCCCGTCGCGAGAGCTTGTTGCCGACGACATCATCGCCGACAGACTGTCGCTGCAGGAGTTGGTCGAGTGGACCCTCAAGCAGGAGCGCCCGCCCCTTATCTATTCTTCCGCCGATCCGAAAGTCGTCTCGCTGGCGCAGGAAAGGTTTGGCCGCGAGCGGAGCGCTGCGGCAATCGAGCGCCTGTTTGCCAACCTGGCGGCCGCATTGTCCCAGGCAGGCGTCAAGAGGATCGTCGTTGCAGGTGGTGAAACATCCGGTGCCGTCGTTTCCGGGTTACAGGCCAACAGCCTGGAAATCGGCCCAAGGATCGCCCCCGGCGTTCCTGCGCTGAAGGTCGCCGAGCGGCCACTCGCACTGGCGTTGAAATCCGGTAATTTCGGCGGACCAACGTTCTTTTCCGAAGCGCTTGCGGTGCTGGAGGGCGCCCAATGA
- a CDS encoding N-acyl homoserine lactonase family protein, translated as MTPWEVFAVKYADRNARTRKDSFLFDDNHDQPHDMDYFMWVLRRGSDVLLVDTGYDSEEGDRRGRPIRLNPVEALAPLGLQPEDIGTIIVTHLHYDHAGGLKHFPNATIHLQAAEMAFATGPCMCHGTLNAPFTADHVCEAVQRLYSGRVIFHDGDGDVREGVTVHRTGGHSKGLQVVRVLTDAGWMCLASDASHYYENFLEGKPFPIVVDLDDMFRGFSIIQSLASSNDLVIPGHDPLVRELFPSHGPDHIVRLDRGPLKGIGS; from the coding sequence ATGACACCCTGGGAAGTTTTTGCAGTCAAATATGCAGACCGGAATGCGCGCACGCGCAAGGACAGCTTTCTGTTCGATGACAATCACGACCAGCCCCATGACATGGACTACTTCATGTGGGTTCTTCGCCGGGGCAGTGACGTCCTTCTGGTCGACACGGGATATGACAGCGAGGAAGGTGACCGGCGCGGCCGGCCCATCCGGCTGAACCCTGTGGAGGCGCTGGCACCTCTCGGTCTCCAGCCGGAGGATATCGGCACCATCATCGTCACGCATCTTCACTATGACCATGCTGGTGGCCTGAAGCACTTTCCCAATGCGACCATTCACCTGCAAGCTGCAGAAATGGCCTTCGCCACAGGGCCCTGCATGTGCCACGGCACGCTCAATGCCCCTTTCACGGCCGACCATGTCTGCGAGGCCGTGCAACGGCTTTATTCGGGCCGCGTCATCTTTCACGACGGCGACGGCGACGTTCGTGAAGGCGTCACGGTGCACAGGACCGGCGGTCACAGCAAGGGCCTTCAGGTCGTACGCGTTCTGACAGACGCAGGCTGGATGTGCCTTGCCTCCGATGCCTCGCACTACTACGAGAATTTTCTGGAAGGGAAACCTTTCCCGATTGTCGTCGACCTGGACGACATGTTCAGAGGATTTTCGATCATCCAGTCCCTCGCCAGTTCGAATGACCTGGTCATTCCGGGGCACGACCCCCTGGTGCGTGAGCTTTTCCCCTCACACGGCCCGGATCACATTGTCCGGCTGGACCGCGGACCGCTGAAAGGGATTGGATCATGA
- a CDS encoding putative quinol monooxygenase, whose translation MFAVTVLFQIKEGQMDAFMPLMIDNAQASMRLEPGCRQFDVCCDAARPHDVFLYEIYDDEAAFKAHLQTAHFLSFDAAVADMIREKTVRTYLQVAQ comes from the coding sequence ATGTTCGCAGTCACAGTGCTGTTTCAGATCAAGGAGGGGCAGATGGATGCCTTCATGCCCCTCATGATCGACAACGCCCAGGCCTCCATGCGTTTGGAGCCCGGTTGCCGGCAATTCGATGTCTGCTGCGATGCGGCCAGACCTCACGACGTTTTTCTCTACGAGATCTATGATGACGAAGCGGCCTTCAAGGCTCATCTTCAAACGGCACATTTCCTGAGCTTTGATGCCGCGGTTGCCGACATGATCCGGGAGAAGACGGTCCGCACATATTTGCAGGTAGCCCAATGA
- a CDS encoding TRAP transporter large permease, which produces MILLFVVAVFLTSVFLGIPLVWAILITAVLPIIVFDLGYPLQALFLNFIGGVEPNHFLAIPLFIVAGEMMSRGGVGLRIIGFARAAFGFMAGGLGMVVVGASMIFGGISGSAIADSAAIGSVMIKNMSREGYNTAFAAGLVAAAGTIGIIIPPSIPMLIYGFVGNVSVADLFIAGMVPGILFGAMFMAVCYYVGKSTNCDPGGRTTTFKELTSSFIGTAPALFMPVVILGGIFTGWVTPTEAAALAVVYGLFVTTVIYRDFKLKDLPRLLIDSFVTSAVVMVVIGATTVLGWLITLEQMPQILVGFVQDFSSSPWMFLLLVNIVLLVLGLVLDPVPAILLTAPLFLPTAQAFGIDPVHLGVIMTCNVAVGLFTPPVGATLYVASRISGVGVLSIARKMALLYAAAIAALLAVTYFPIVSMGMVHLFR; this is translated from the coding sequence ATGATCCTGCTCTTTGTCGTTGCGGTCTTTCTGACCTCTGTCTTTCTCGGCATTCCCCTGGTCTGGGCGATCCTGATCACGGCCGTCTTGCCTATTATCGTCTTCGATCTCGGCTACCCGCTGCAGGCGCTTTTCCTGAATTTCATCGGCGGGGTCGAACCGAACCACTTTCTTGCAATCCCGCTCTTCATCGTTGCCGGTGAAATGATGAGCCGCGGCGGTGTCGGCCTGCGCATCATCGGTTTCGCACGTGCCGCCTTCGGCTTCATGGCCGGCGGGCTCGGCATGGTCGTTGTCGGCGCTTCCATGATTTTCGGCGGCATCTCCGGTTCTGCCATTGCAGATAGCGCCGCCATCGGCTCGGTGATGATCAAGAACATGTCCCGCGAGGGATACAACACCGCATTCGCGGCGGGGCTCGTGGCAGCCGCCGGGACCATCGGCATCATTATCCCGCCGTCGATCCCGATGCTGATCTACGGCTTTGTCGGCAATGTCTCGGTTGCGGACCTGTTTATCGCCGGCATGGTTCCCGGCATACTCTTCGGTGCCATGTTCATGGCCGTTTGCTACTATGTCGGCAAATCGACCAATTGCGACCCGGGCGGACGGACCACGACCTTCAAGGAACTGACCAGTTCCTTCATCGGCACGGCTCCGGCACTGTTCATGCCGGTCGTCATCCTGGGCGGGATCTTCACCGGCTGGGTTACCCCGACCGAAGCCGCCGCCCTCGCAGTGGTCTACGGTCTTTTCGTGACCACCGTGATTTACCGGGACTTCAAACTTAAGGACCTGCCGCGTCTTTTGATCGACAGTTTCGTCACCAGCGCCGTCGTCATGGTGGTGATCGGTGCAACCACCGTGCTCGGCTGGCTGATCACCCTGGAGCAGATGCCGCAGATCCTGGTCGGCTTCGTGCAGGACTTTTCCTCCAGTCCCTGGATGTTCCTGCTGCTGGTCAACATCGTCCTTCTGGTGCTCGGCCTGGTGCTGGATCCGGTGCCGGCGATCCTTCTGACCGCCCCGCTGTTCCTGCCGACGGCCCAGGCCTTCGGTATCGATCCGGTCCATCTCGGTGTGATCATGACCTGTAACGTAGCGGTCGGCCTGTTCACGCCACCGGTCGGAGCAACGCTCTATGTCGCGTCCCGGATCTCGGGCGTCGGGGTGCTATCGATCGCCCGGAAAATGGCCTTGCTTTACGCAGCCGCCATCGCAGCCCTGCTCGCCGTCACTTACTTCCCCATCGTTTCCATGGGTATGGTGCATCTGTTCCGGTGA
- a CDS encoding TRAP transporter small permease, with product MDYREHYPAALRWLSHMVDFCLALGGFAIVALVFCNASLRGFAGFDLAWSLEVTSFLLLWSTFFGCAAAIARGAHMRVTEVVEKLIPHTGQRILSIGIDVIIAVLLISLIYTGYNISAHTWAQKTTVLYWPVGLLYASMPAGMTLSLIFHLYNMVYDIKNPVVPHATHSDGGEALS from the coding sequence TTGGATTACCGAGAGCATTATCCGGCTGCGCTGCGCTGGCTCAGCCACATGGTCGACTTTTGCCTGGCGCTTGGCGGCTTTGCCATCGTGGCCCTGGTGTTCTGCAACGCTTCGCTGCGCGGTTTTGCCGGCTTCGACCTTGCCTGGTCACTTGAGGTCACCAGTTTCCTGCTGCTGTGGAGCACATTCTTCGGCTGTGCGGCCGCGATCGCACGCGGCGCCCATATGCGGGTCACCGAAGTTGTCGAGAAGCTGATACCGCATACCGGTCAGCGGATCCTGTCCATCGGGATCGACGTCATCATCGCCGTTCTGCTGATCAGCCTGATCTATACCGGCTACAACATCTCCGCCCACACCTGGGCGCAGAAAACCACCGTGCTCTACTGGCCGGTCGGACTGCTGTACGCCTCGATGCCCGCCGGCATGACGCTGTCGCTGATCTTCCACCTTTACAACATGGTGTATGACATCAAGAACCCTGTTGTGCCCCATGCCACCCATTCCGATGGCGGCGAGGCCCTGTCATGA
- a CDS encoding TRAP transporter substrate-binding protein — protein sequence MLDKKSLNRLLLSAAILAAGIGGAEAAETLRFSHTDNPGGSRQAAAEVFAEKVAEYTDGRYEVQIFPSGQLANDPKAIELLQLGGVDFTVSATGSYATHLPSLNLTAMPFLVDTYEQGWELYDNSEWLQGEFDKLPEKGFRVLSTWEAGFRSFTTNEPLASPTDAESMKMRVFPNDMIRWSMEAIGFQTVVMPITDVYISIQQGIVNGQENPVDTIKSLRFYEVAPNITLTRHVYSPLPLTIAEKTWQSFSDEDKEAVLKAAAESAAFSRDLVKSSVDSQLTEMQEAGATVSVPEIGPFREAVQPVYAKAKDVYGAEAVDKILADAAAIREKLPAQN from the coding sequence ATGCTTGACAAGAAATCACTCAACCGCCTGCTTTTGAGCGCGGCGATCCTGGCCGCCGGCATCGGAGGCGCCGAAGCCGCCGAAACGCTGCGCTTCAGCCACACGGACAATCCCGGCGGTTCCCGCCAGGCGGCGGCCGAGGTGTTTGCTGAAAAAGTCGCCGAGTACACGGATGGTCGCTATGAAGTGCAGATCTTCCCGTCCGGCCAGCTGGCCAACGACCCGAAGGCGATTGAGCTTCTGCAGCTCGGCGGTGTCGATTTCACCGTCTCCGCAACCGGCAGCTATGCAACCCACCTGCCCTCGCTGAACCTGACGGCGATGCCGTTCCTGGTCGACACCTACGAGCAGGGCTGGGAGCTTTACGACAATTCCGAGTGGCTTCAGGGCGAGTTCGACAAGCTTCCGGAAAAAGGGTTCCGGGTTCTGAGCACCTGGGAAGCCGGTTTCCGCAGCTTCACCACCAATGAACCGCTGGCGTCTCCGACAGACGCGGAATCCATGAAGATGCGGGTTTTCCCGAACGACATGATCCGCTGGTCGATGGAAGCCATCGGTTTCCAGACCGTCGTCATGCCCATCACCGACGTCTACATCTCGATCCAGCAGGGCATTGTCAACGGCCAGGAAAACCCGGTCGACACCATCAAGTCCCTGCGCTTTTACGAAGTCGCGCCGAACATCACCCTGACCCGGCACGTCTACAGCCCGCTGCCGCTGACGATTGCGGAAAAAACCTGGCAGTCCTTCTCCGATGAGGACAAGGAAGCTGTTCTGAAAGCGGCGGCTGAATCCGCAGCTTTCAGCCGTGACCTCGTCAAGAGCTCCGTCGACAGCCAGCTGACCGAAATGCAGGAAGCCGGCGCGACGGTCAGCGTTCCGGAGATCGGACCGTTCCGCGAGGCCGTCCAACCGGTCTACGCCAAGGCCAAGGATGTCTATGGCGCCGAAGCCGTCGACAAGATCCTCGCAGATGCCGCTGCCATCCGCGAAAAACTCCCGGCTCAGAACTGA